In Bactrocera oleae isolate idBacOlea1 chromosome 5, idBacOlea1, whole genome shotgun sequence, a genomic segment contains:
- the LOC106621586 gene encoding chondroadherin, with the protein MCNSWLLIIAITLECLWNSQLSETSKSCPAECICLSQTQVLCNTGGLAQIPLRQLPSTVENLALTKNNFPVIKPDSFAGLRALKKLSLDGNNITRIKQFAFRGLPRLKELSIQYTPLQTVAQFAFAGLQNLSTILLSHNQIATIEGNAFAGTSNVKLILLSNNPLIRIDSSAFSSLTNVGHLILPSGIRTIEPDAFLGMDTVGLLKLAYMDLKELSPYTFRGLTNVLLLTLQESDLGIICADAFTGLSQVDKLQILNNKIDLIEELNFTYTADIKLLKFHGNHVLETPDPNSIIIDGVSQLELVNNHFPCGCHIHTLLDGPLVEGAHNLSEFLLKNYCISPLDVNGRAMAELDIDSIGRCQDQLTKGNLGSSAASMALSVNVTLLIAAATIELRILRTLSQQLMLLWQYRVRGSRGRRRRWHLIAR; encoded by the exons ATGTGCAATTCTTGGCTCCTCATAATTGCGATTACACTGGAATGCTTATGGAACTCGCAGCTGTCCGAAACATCGAAATCATGCCCAGCCGAGTGCATCTGCTTATCACAGACACAA GTGCTGTGTAACACTGGCGGTCTGGCGCAGATTCCATTGCGGCAATTACCCTCAACCGTGGAGAATCTCGCATTAACGAAAAACAATTTCCCAGTCATAAAACCGGATTCCTTTGCCGGATTGCGCGCGCTGAAGAAGCTCTCGCTGGACGGCAATAATATAACGCGCATCAAACAGTTCGCCTTTCGCGGTTTGCCGCGTCTCAAAGAGCTCTCCATACAGTACACGCCGTTGCAGACTGTCGCGCAGTTCGCATTTGCTGGTCTGCAAAATCTATCGACCATATTGCTGAGCCACAATCAAATTGCGACCATCGAGGGTAACGCCTTCGCCGGCACATCGAATGTCAAATTGATTTTACTTTCGAACAATCCACTCATACGCATCGACAGCTCGGCCTTCTCGAGCCTCACCAATGTCGGTCATCTGATATTACCGTCCGGCATACGCACCATCGAGCCGGATGCCTTCCTCGGCATGGACACGGTGGGTTTGCTGAAGCTTGCGTATATGGATTTGAAGGAGCTCTCGCCATACACCTTCCGCGGCCTGACAAATGTGCTGCTGCTGACGTTGCAAGAGTCTGATTTGGGCATCATATGCGCCGACGCTTTCACCGGTCTATCGCAGGTGGACAAACTACAGATATTGAACAACAAAATCGATTTGATTGAAGAACTTAACTTTACCTACACAGCGGATATAAAATTGCTAAAGTTTCACGGCAATCATGTGTTGGAGACGCCCGATCCCAACTCCATAATCATCGATGGTGTCTCACAGCTGGAACTGGTGAACAATCATTTTCCCTGCGGCTGTCACATACACACGCTACTCGATGGACCACTTGTCGAAGGTGCCCACAATCTTAGCGAATTTCTGCTGAAGAACTACTGCATTTCGCCGCTGGATGTGAACGGTCGCGCTATGGCTGAGCTGGACATCGATTCGATTGGTCGCTGTCAAGATCAGCTGACGAAGGGCAATCTCGGCTCGTCCGCCGCGTCGATGGCGCTGAGTGTGAATGTGACCTTGCTCATCGCGGCGGCGACAATTGAGCTTCGCATCTTACGCACACTCTCACAACAGCTGATGTTGTTGTGGCAGTATCGTGTGCGTGGTTCGCGTGGTCGGCGGCGCCGTTGGCATCTCATCGCTAGATGA